The following coding sequences lie in one Ostrinia nubilalis chromosome 2, ilOstNubi1.1, whole genome shotgun sequence genomic window:
- the LOC135085426 gene encoding peroxiredoxin 2 — MPLQLTKPAPQWKTTAVVNGEFKDISLSDYKGKYVVLFFYPLDFTFVCPTEIIAFSERADDFRKIGCEVIAASTDSHFTHLAWINTPRKQGGLGPMNIPIISDKSHRIARDYGVLNEETGIPFRGLFIVDDKQNLRQITVNDLPVGRSVEETLRLVQAFQYTDKYGEVCPANWQPGSKTIKPDTKAAQEYFVDAN; from the exons ATGCCTCTGCAGCTGACCAAGCCCGCGCCCCAGTGGAAGACCACCGCGGTGGTCAACGGAGAGTTCAAGGACATCTCGCTGTCCGACTACAAGGGCAAATATGTCGTGCTATTCTTCTACCCGTTGGACTT CACGTTCGTGTGCCCGACCGAGATCATCGCGTTCTCGGAGCGAGCCGATGACTTCCGCAAGATCGGCTGCGAGGTCATCGCCGCTTCCACCGACTCGCACTTCACGCATCTGGCCTGGATCAACACCCCGCGCAAACAGG GTGGTCTCGGCCCAATGAACATCCCGATCATCAGCGACAAGTCGCACCGCATCGCGCGCGACTACGGCGTGCTCAATGAGGAGACCGGCATTCCCTTCAGGGGCCTGTTCATCGTCGACGACAAGCAGAACCTGCGCCAGATCACCGTCAACGACCTGCCTGTTGGCCG ATCCGTCGAGGAGACGCTCCGCCTGGTGCAAGCCTTCCAGTACACCGACAAGTACGGAGAAGTGTGTCCCGCCAACTGGCAGCCCGGCTCCAAGACCATCAAGCCGGACACCAAGGCGGCGCAAGAATATTTCGTCGACGCCAACTGA